One part of the Aurantibacillus circumpalustris genome encodes these proteins:
- the gldN gene encoding type IX secretion system protein PorN/GldN, which yields MRFFVHIKLIALFVFLVNSINAQQSIFQPGDYKDGIYDKENAVNRRFIPYTHLREGDVIWEKRIWRVIDIREKVNQPLYFPVDPNVSRISIMQLMTKYILSGQIIAFHDEEFLSPYEKAEIREKMVIKSDSTDSEQFDDQGNSVFIRVAGAIDSTWLYNNFCEIELKEDWFFDKQKSTLEVRIIGLGFGAAIKGKEDLGCVNQFYVYFPACRPFFAKHEVFNVRNDSERRTFEDVFWKRQFASSIKKESNVYDRKIEQYAKGLDALLESDKIKGDIFKFEHDLWHF from the coding sequence ATGAGATTTTTCGTACATATTAAATTGATTGCACTTTTTGTATTTTTAGTAAATTCTATTAATGCGCAGCAAAGTATTTTTCAGCCAGGTGATTACAAGGACGGGATTTATGATAAGGAAAATGCAGTAAATAGACGTTTTATCCCTTATACTCACTTACGAGAGGGAGATGTGATTTGGGAAAAACGTATTTGGAGAGTAATTGATATTCGAGAGAAGGTAAATCAACCATTATATTTTCCTGTAGATCCAAACGTAAGTAGAATTTCAATTATGCAATTGATGACAAAATATATTTTGTCAGGTCAAATTATTGCTTTTCATGATGAAGAATTTCTTTCTCCTTATGAAAAAGCGGAAATACGCGAAAAAATGGTTATTAAGAGTGATTCGACTGACTCTGAGCAATTTGATGATCAAGGTAACTCAGTGTTTATTCGTGTTGCTGGTGCAATTGATTCTACTTGGTTATACAACAATTTCTGTGAGATAGAATTGAAGGAGGATTGGTTTTTTGATAAACAAAAGTCTACTCTGGAAGTGAGAATAATAGGATTAGGTTTTGGAGCCGCCATTAAAGGTAAAGAGGACTTAGGATGTGTAAATCAATTTTACGTATACTTTCCAGCCTGTCGTCCTTTTTTCGCAAAACACGAAGTTTTTAATGTAAGAAATGATAGCGAACGTAGGACGTTTGAGGATGTTTTTTGGAAAAGGCAATTTGCAAGTTCGATAAAAAAGGAATCGAATGTTTACGATAGAAAAATTGAACAATATGCTAAAGGGTTAGACGCT
- a CDS encoding GldM family protein: MAGGKETPRQKMIGLMYLVLTAMLALNVSKSILNGYISVNESLEKSKKNIAENNQRITDAFKSSINGNAAAAPYFQEAQRSQKDIFGVFRYIDSVKVNMVRYVLGGDMKIPETVDSIKLRKDPYNGQIGNYDKPMTVMLGTGDHPSDGPLTAVELGRKLTQLHDKLIAQLDKMQKTDGLHLLDEDYSNLKKKIGFIKPTPMGFIEDKHEFTWEEDNVYHLPMAAVLVNLNKMQADLKNVEAEILQVFSGASGKLAIKFDNIYAKVIAPSSYISAGEPYKAEIFLAATNSKLGAGDMEVMVGVDSASAAKGGKGSSVPIEFGMGKYSVGTGAPGDQKYSGVIKYKKPDGSFEYYPFKGEYKVAKSAVAVSADQMNVFYRGVVNPVSAGAAGVSPSDIVINAVGAGVKFVPKAEAGKYDFTFSGTGECSITVSKKGPDGVKPVGPPQKFRVKPLPKPDAKIGGKFAPDEMKKGELSTVAAIGAGASGFDFQANYIVQSYEIIGKIKGSVKVASGNGSNLSADALAIFRGVDVGSKIYIDIKVKGPDGLPYSSTCGIKINR, encoded by the coding sequence ATGGCAGGCGGAAAAGAAACCCCTAGACAGAAGATGATTGGCTTAATGTACTTAGTACTAACTGCCATGTTAGCCCTTAACGTGTCTAAATCAATCTTAAACGGGTACATTTCAGTGAATGAGAGTTTGGAAAAATCCAAAAAAAATATTGCGGAAAATAACCAACGAATAACTGATGCGTTCAAGTCTTCCATTAATGGTAATGCAGCAGCAGCCCCTTATTTCCAAGAGGCTCAACGTTCTCAGAAAGACATATTTGGTGTTTTTAGGTATATTGATAGTGTTAAGGTTAACATGGTAAGGTATGTACTCGGTGGAGACATGAAAATACCTGAAACAGTTGATAGTATTAAGCTTAGAAAAGATCCTTATAATGGTCAAATTGGTAACTATGATAAACCAATGACTGTGATGCTCGGTACGGGTGATCATCCAAGTGACGGTCCTTTGACAGCGGTTGAGTTGGGAAGAAAATTAACTCAATTACATGACAAGTTAATTGCTCAGCTTGACAAAATGCAAAAAACCGATGGATTACATTTATTAGATGAAGATTATAGTAATTTAAAAAAGAAGATTGGATTCATTAAACCAACACCAATGGGGTTTATTGAAGATAAGCATGAATTTACTTGGGAAGAGGATAACGTCTATCACTTGCCAATGGCGGCTGTTCTTGTGAACTTGAATAAAATGCAGGCCGATCTAAAAAATGTGGAAGCGGAAATTTTACAAGTTTTTAGTGGAGCAAGTGGTAAATTGGCTATTAAATTTGACAATATTTATGCGAAAGTAATTGCACCATCATCATATATTTCTGCGGGTGAACCTTATAAAGCTGAAATATTTTTAGCCGCAACGAATTCAAAACTTGGAGCAGGCGATATGGAAGTTATGGTAGGTGTAGACTCAGCCTCAGCTGCAAAAGGTGGTAAAGGTTCCTCAGTTCCTATTGAATTTGGAATGGGCAAATACTCTGTAGGTACAGGTGCGCCTGGTGATCAAAAATATTCTGGGGTTATTAAATATAAAAAGCCCGATGGTTCTTTTGAATACTATCCATTTAAGGGTGAGTATAAAGTAGCTAAATCTGCCGTGGCTGTTTCTGCTGATCAAATGAATGTATTTTATCGGGGTGTTGTAAACCCAGTTTCTGCTGGTGCAGCAGGCGTTTCTCCAAGTGATATTGTTATTAATGCAGTTGGTGCTGGTGTAAAGTTTGTTCCAAAGGCTGAGGCTGGTAAATATGATTTTACATTTAGTGGAACAGGAGAATGCTCGATAACTGTTTCTAAAAAAGGACCAGATGGGGTAAAACCAGTTGGACCTCCTCAAAAGTTTAGAGTAAAACCTTTACCAAAACCAGATGCTAAAATTGGCGGTAAGTTTGCCCCGGATGAAATGAAAAAAGGCGAATTAAGTACCGTGGCCGCTATTGGTGCTGGTGCTAGTGGGTTTGATTTTCAAGCAAATTATATCGTTCAGAGTTATGAAATTATTGGTAAAATTAAAGGAAGTGTTAAGGTTGCTAGTGGTAATGGTTCTAATCTTTCTGCGGATGCATTGGCTATTTTTCGCGGGGTAGATGTTGGATCGAAAATTTATATAGATATTAAAGTTAAAGGTCCTGATGGGCTTCCTTATAGCTCAACATGCGGAATCAAAATTAACAGATAA
- the gldL gene encoding T9SS inner membrane protein PorL/GldL, translating into MSRLPKVKGMKKVMHLGSCFGAAIVILGALFKIQHYPGAEIMLPVGLIVETMLFIAFGLDVPHEEVDWTLAYPELAGMGHDETPQNEEDESNLPITAQLDNLLADAKIGPELIESLGSGIRALTDTTGKISDISNATVATNEYVDNVRNASKNVSQLSDTYSRAADAMANLADSNDAGSSIGDSLTKVSKNLSALNATYELQLQGSQSHLEATSKFYDGLSELMKNLHDSVDDTKKYRQEMATLSSNLTSLNTVYGNMLSAMNVKPS; encoded by the coding sequence ATGAGTAGATTACCTAAAGTAAAAGGCATGAAAAAAGTCATGCACCTTGGTTCTTGTTTCGGTGCAGCTATCGTTATTCTAGGAGCCTTATTTAAAATTCAACATTATCCTGGAGCAGAGATCATGCTTCCTGTTGGGTTAATTGTTGAGACTATGTTATTTATAGCTTTTGGTCTTGATGTTCCGCACGAAGAGGTTGACTGGACACTTGCTTACCCTGAGTTAGCAGGTATGGGTCACGATGAAACCCCTCAAAATGAAGAAGATGAATCTAATTTACCTATAACTGCTCAATTAGATAATTTATTGGCTGATGCTAAAATTGGACCAGAATTAATAGAAAGTCTTGGTTCTGGTATTAGAGCTTTGACTGATACTACTGGAAAAATTTCTGATATCAGCAACGCTACAGTAGCTACAAATGAATATGTTGATAATGTTAGAAATGCTTCTAAAAATGTGTCTCAGTTATCTGACACTTATAGCCGCGCTGCTGATGCGATGGCTAATTTGGCAGATTCTAATGATGCGGGTAGTTCTATCGGTGATTCCTTAACTAAAGTTTCAAAAAATTTGTCTGCTTTAAACGCTACTTATGAATTGCAATTACAAGGTAGTCAGTCTCATCTGGAGGCAACAAGTAAATTCTATGATGGTTTATCTGAATTAATGAAAAATTTACACGATTCTGTTGATGACACTAAAAAATACCGTCAAGAAATGGCTACTTTATCTAGTAATTTAACTTCGTTAAATACCGTTTACGGAAACATGTTAAGTGCTATGAACGTTAAACCTTCTTAG
- a CDS encoding SUMF1/EgtB/PvdO family nonheme iron enzyme produces the protein MKKLLILALFVAVVAGCNKRSGELIGVIGREKWYQPDPFGTLFIPMGSYHMGPDDEEAPMAHTTKSKVVSVQAFYIDDSEISNNEYRQFVYWVRDSIARRLLIAGGQEEAFGISQEDFLAAWPVYTTDNNLQEPYVNWTNDIEWDSGDEEIRGILQPMYLPEGERFYNRKEIDTRKLNYEYYRVDIRLAASKTNRFIPNKSPDVQDAAHEYKKADYINGVTLNDGQNGAAGTPATAVADPAKDNKTLGTYNVKDQVSVGQGNYIPRERKGVDRSVFIIKDIINVYPDTLAWVHDFTYSFNEPLTNMYFWHPSYDDYPVVGVTWKQARAFSIWRSNLLNNFLIGTGQSIINDFRLPTESEWEYAARGGLEKSPYPWGGPYIRNSKGCFLGNFKPLRGSYIDDGGFHTLYIYQYNPNDYGLYCMAGNASEWTSNAFDESAYDFQHDLNPDYVYEAQDKDANVLKRKVIRGGSWKDVGYYLQTSARTYEYQDTAKCYLGFRNVMTFLGRSKYDNF, from the coding sequence ATGAAAAAACTCTTGATATTGGCTTTATTCGTCGCGGTTGTTGCAGGTTGCAATAAACGTTCTGGCGAATTAATTGGTGTTATCGGCCGTGAAAAATGGTATCAACCTGACCCTTTTGGCACGTTGTTTATTCCAATGGGAAGTTACCATATGGGTCCCGATGATGAGGAGGCACCAATGGCCCACACAACGAAATCTAAAGTAGTTTCCGTTCAAGCATTCTATATTGATGATTCTGAAATTTCCAATAATGAGTATCGTCAGTTTGTTTATTGGGTAAGAGATTCAATAGCACGTAGATTATTAATTGCAGGTGGACAAGAAGAGGCTTTTGGAATTTCACAAGAAGATTTCCTTGCTGCTTGGCCAGTTTATACAACAGATAATAATTTGCAGGAACCTTATGTGAATTGGACAAATGACATTGAATGGGATTCAGGCGATGAAGAAATCCGTGGAATTTTGCAGCCAATGTATTTACCTGAAGGGGAACGTTTCTACAATAGAAAGGAAATCGATACTAGAAAGCTTAATTATGAGTATTACAGAGTTGATATCCGTTTAGCTGCTTCTAAAACAAACCGATTTATTCCAAATAAGTCTCCTGATGTTCAAGATGCAGCGCATGAGTATAAAAAAGCTGATTATATTAATGGTGTAACTCTAAACGACGGTCAAAATGGAGCAGCTGGTACGCCTGCAACTGCAGTTGCAGATCCTGCAAAAGACAACAAAACACTTGGTACTTACAATGTAAAAGATCAAGTTTCAGTTGGACAAGGGAATTATATTCCTAGGGAACGTAAGGGTGTGGACAGATCCGTATTTATTATTAAGGACATCATAAATGTTTATCCTGATACTCTTGCTTGGGTGCATGATTTCACATACTCTTTCAACGAACCTCTAACTAACATGTATTTTTGGCATCCATCTTACGATGACTATCCTGTTGTTGGTGTTACTTGGAAGCAAGCCCGAGCGTTCAGTATTTGGAGATCAAATTTATTGAATAACTTCCTAATCGGTACTGGACAATCAATTATTAATGATTTCCGTTTACCTACGGAAAGTGAGTGGGAATATGCAGCTCGTGGTGGTCTTGAAAAGTCACCTTATCCATGGGGTGGGCCATACATAAGAAATTCAAAAGGATGTTTTTTAGGGAATTTTAAACCGCTCAGAGGTTCTTATATAGACGACGGTGGTTTTCATACTCTTTATATCTATCAGTATAATCCAAATGATTACGGATTGTATTGCATGGCAGGTAATGCATCTGAGTGGACAAGCAACGCATTTGATGAATCTGCTTACGATTTTCAACACGATTTAAATCCTGATTACGTTTATGAAGCTCAGGATAAAGATGCTAATGTTTTAAAAAGAAAAGTTATACGTGGTGGAAGTTGGAAGGATGTAGGTTATTACTTGCAAACGAGTGCCCGTACTTATGAATATCAAGATACAGCAAAATGTTATTTAGGTTTTCGGAATGTTATGACTTTCCTAGGAAGATCTAAATATGATAACTTTTAA
- a CDS encoding PorP/SprF family type IX secretion system membrane protein, whose protein sequence is MKKLFVKIAFAMAGFTGVAVAQQDPQFTQFMYNKLIYNPGYAGTTGAVCGVLQYRKQWISFDGSPTTFALSADMRLKALPLGVGITFMSDKIGAMKTNYARIAGSYNITKIGSGTLGLGLDVGILQKTINDQWIVPEPLKNDPSIPGSGGIGPSGVATFSNGDLNKLTYDLGLGIFYNIPGKAYVGISSTHLPSQQIKEGDLGFKVKAHYYLMAGYTFQPTKWSKITPNVMYKNDLASSSLDANLTFLWSDMIWLGGTYRVNDAASILAGFQSQALRGNSLSYKVGVSYDFTTPKLKTYAKGSVEFILGVCYSPPVKKTTTYRSDRFLE, encoded by the coding sequence ATGAAAAAACTTTTCGTTAAAATTGCCTTTGCAATGGCTGGTTTTACTGGGGTTGCAGTAGCTCAACAGGACCCGCAATTTACTCAATTTATGTATAACAAACTGATCTATAATCCCGGTTACGCTGGTACTACAGGTGCAGTTTGTGGTGTTCTTCAGTACAGAAAGCAATGGATCAGTTTTGATGGTTCTCCTACAACATTTGCACTTTCCGCTGACATGCGTTTGAAAGCTTTGCCTCTTGGAGTGGGTATCACGTTTATGAGTGATAAAATTGGAGCAATGAAAACAAATTATGCCCGTATTGCAGGTTCTTACAATATCACAAAAATAGGTTCGGGTACTTTAGGACTTGGATTAGATGTTGGAATTCTTCAAAAAACAATAAATGACCAATGGATTGTTCCTGAGCCTTTAAAAAATGACCCAAGTATTCCTGGATCAGGCGGTATCGGGCCTAGTGGTGTAGCAACATTCTCAAATGGTGACTTAAATAAATTAACATATGATTTGGGTTTAGGGATATTCTATAACATCCCTGGAAAAGCTTATGTAGGGATATCTTCAACCCATCTTCCTTCTCAACAAATTAAAGAAGGAGACTTAGGGTTCAAAGTAAAGGCTCATTATTATTTAATGGCTGGCTATACATTCCAACCAACAAAATGGAGCAAAATCACACCTAATGTGATGTACAAAAATGACCTTGCTTCTTCTTCTTTGGATGCAAATTTAACTTTCCTTTGGAGCGATATGATATGGCTCGGAGGAACTTACCGTGTGAATGATGCAGCCTCAATTCTGGCTGGATTTCAAAGTCAAGCACTTCGAGGGAATTCTTTAAGTTACAAAGTAGGCGTTTCATATGATTTCACTACACCAAAACTTAAAACCTATGCAAAAGGTTCTGTTGAATTTATCTTAGGTGTTTGCTATTCTCCTCCGGTTAAAAAAACAACAACTTACCGTAGCGATCGCTTTTTGGAATAA
- a CDS encoding type B 50S ribosomal protein L31, with product MKKEIHPENYRLCVFKDMSNGYSFLTRSCADTKETLQWEDGNEYPLVKLDISMTSHPFYTGKQVLVDTAGRVDKFRTRYAKKK from the coding sequence ATGAAAAAAGAAATTCATCCTGAAAATTATAGATTGTGTGTATTTAAAGATATGAGTAACGGTTACTCCTTTTTAACTCGTTCATGTGCTGACACGAAAGAAACACTGCAATGGGAAGATGGTAACGAGTATCCATTAGTTAAATTAGATATATCAATGACTTCTCACCCTTTTTATACAGGTAAACAAGTATTGGTTGATACAGCCGGTCGCGTTGATAAGTTCCGTACTCGTTACGCTAAGAAGAAATAA
- the mnmE gene encoding tRNA uridine-5-carboxymethylaminomethyl(34) synthesis GTPase MnmE, with protein MKINTEDTIVALATAHGSAAIAVIRLSGPQAIQIVDQFFYTKDLKKKSLIKQPSHTANFGILLHEDVIIDEVIVTLFIGLKSYTGQNSVEVSCHGSPFIQQQLLKLFLNTGARMAQPGEFTMRAFLNQKLDLSQAEAVADLIASNSSISHQVAMQQMRGGFSDKIKLLRNNLVNFASLIELELDFSEEDVEFADRTDLKNLVTTINSVIRKLGDSFEIGNVIKNGIPVAIVGKPNAGKSTLLNVLLEDDRAIVSEIPGTTRDTIEDEIIIEGVLFRFIDTAGLRITSDIVEQIGVNRALEVIRKSAIIIYLFDAHTLSSGDLKREIDLLSDYIGSSQLVIVANKIDTENQLDLKDEFSDFPEIIYISAKGNKNVNLLKQKLVNLFDTRTVDTTDTIVTNARHANSLKNASEALNKVINGLNENIPSDLLALDIRYALDELGAITGEVTNEDLLENIFTKFCIGK; from the coding sequence ATGAAAATTAACACCGAAGATACAATTGTAGCTTTAGCAACTGCTCATGGAAGCGCCGCTATTGCAGTTATAAGGTTAAGTGGACCTCAAGCTATTCAGATTGTCGATCAGTTTTTTTACACTAAAGACCTCAAAAAAAAATCCTTAATTAAACAACCCTCTCATACAGCAAATTTTGGAATTTTGCTTCATGAAGATGTCATTATTGATGAAGTAATTGTAACTTTATTTATAGGATTAAAATCATATACAGGCCAAAATAGTGTTGAAGTATCCTGCCACGGTTCACCTTTTATTCAACAACAACTTTTAAAACTTTTTTTAAATACTGGTGCTAGAATGGCGCAACCTGGTGAATTTACTATGAGGGCTTTTTTAAATCAAAAACTAGACCTCAGTCAAGCAGAGGCAGTGGCTGATCTTATTGCAAGCAATTCCTCGATTTCTCATCAAGTTGCCATGCAACAAATGCGTGGTGGATTCAGTGATAAAATTAAATTATTAAGAAATAATCTTGTAAACTTTGCTTCGCTAATTGAATTAGAATTAGATTTTAGTGAGGAAGATGTTGAGTTTGCTGACAGAACCGATCTTAAAAATCTAGTCACAACCATCAATTCCGTTATCCGGAAATTAGGAGACAGTTTCGAAATTGGGAATGTGATTAAGAATGGTATTCCTGTAGCCATAGTTGGCAAACCAAATGCAGGAAAATCCACTTTGCTAAATGTATTACTTGAAGATGATCGAGCTATTGTAAGTGAAATTCCTGGCACAACACGAGATACTATTGAAGATGAAATAATTATTGAAGGTGTTTTGTTTAGGTTTATTGATACCGCTGGCCTTAGAATAACATCAGATATAGTAGAACAAATTGGCGTTAATCGGGCCCTTGAAGTAATAAGAAAATCAGCAATTATTATTTATCTATTTGATGCCCACACATTAAGTAGTGGAGATTTAAAAAGAGAAATCGATTTATTAAGTGATTACATTGGATCTTCACAGTTAGTGATTGTTGCGAATAAAATCGACACAGAAAATCAACTAGATTTGAAAGACGAGTTTTCTGATTTCCCCGAAATTATCTACATATCAGCCAAAGGAAACAAGAATGTGAATTTACTTAAACAAAAACTTGTAAATCTTTTTGATACTAGAACTGTGGATACTACAGATACAATTGTTACAAACGCACGACACGCAAACTCTCTTAAAAACGCAAGTGAAGCTTTAAACAAAGTGATAAATGGATTAAATGAAAATATCCCAAGTGATTTATTGGCTCTCGACATTCGTTACGCTCTTGATGAGCTAGGCGCTATTACTGGTGAAGTCACAAATGAGGATCTCCTTGAAAATATATTCACTAAGTTTTGCATCGGAAAGTAA
- a CDS encoding ATP-binding cassette domain-containing protein: protein MSERILRALMQMFAIIAKVDGINNTGRQIVQSFLKQQLNLEQVEIYLKIFDEYLESHQNASKRKEGAQKRTSLNSVKVLKICTQINQELEQPQKVIVLIRLLEFIYSSNEISEQEYEFVLTVADTFNIPTNEFQLLKAFIQDSSEKVPNNPNILVINDKPSGYMNQSKHVYCEPVHEDVRIIQIESVAMYALRIYGKIELQLNGQGISSDRVHIFTPGSSIRSSKIKPIYYSDIIGRFLNDESRPRITFEVTNLEYKFKGGKLGLRDINISEESGKLIGIMGGSGAGKSTLLNVLNSMETPSGGSVKINGKNIHTEQEEIKGVIGHVSQDDLLIEELTVYENLFYNAKLCFGNLPDEEISKNCNELLANIGLSETRHLKVGSPLEKTISGGQRKRLNISLELIREPSVLFVDEPTSGLSSRDSENIMDLLKELALKGKLIFVVIHQPSSDIYKMFDKLMILDVGGYPIYYGNPVDAVSYFKRLVNHVNAEESECGNCGNVNPEQIFNIIESKVLDEYGNLTYSRKVSPVTWNTHYKELIETEIHSEKKHTEIPESIFKIPNILKQFKVFLTRDVKSKLTNTQYLLINFIEAPLLALILAYLVRYFNVDEENIKGYIYKDNDNIPAYMFMSVVVALFIGLTVSAEEIIRDRKIRKRESFLNLSKGSYLWSKIIIMFILSAVQTFTFVLVGNSILGIEGMYSDYWFVLFTTSCFANILGLNISSAFNSAVTIYILIPFLIIPQLLLAGVVVKFDKLNPTLAAQGSVPVVGEMMASRWAFEALAVNQFKENAYEKHVYKLDKRISTASYKKDYWMQRLNNKVVKIGNEIKAGKKASELKYDIDLLYSELKKEEQFTKKKFPGLDKITPEKYNENSAAEIKDYLDNTLKNYYINMENSARKKQDALISELIKKLGNPGLVDLQDRSENRNLIQLVKNENDFGEKCLEKDGRFIQRTDPVFQDPTESKIGRAHFFAPTKNLFGRYYSTFGFNMCIIWLMSLILIVTLYFDVFKKILDGIERLFSIFKKKKQY, encoded by the coding sequence ATGAGTGAACGAATATTAAGGGCGTTGATGCAAATGTTTGCCATTATTGCGAAAGTAGATGGTATAAACAATACTGGACGACAGATTGTACAATCTTTTTTAAAGCAACAACTGAATCTTGAACAAGTTGAAATTTACCTTAAAATATTCGACGAATATCTTGAATCACATCAGAACGCCAGTAAACGTAAAGAAGGCGCACAAAAAAGAACTTCTTTAAATTCGGTAAAAGTTTTAAAGATTTGTACGCAAATTAATCAGGAGCTTGAACAACCTCAAAAAGTAATTGTACTTATTCGTTTACTTGAATTTATTTATTCAAGTAATGAGATTTCAGAGCAAGAGTATGAGTTTGTTTTAACAGTGGCTGATACTTTCAATATTCCGACAAATGAATTTCAGTTGTTAAAAGCGTTTATACAAGATAGTTCGGAAAAAGTTCCAAATAATCCGAACATACTTGTTATTAACGATAAGCCAAGCGGTTACATGAATCAAAGCAAACACGTGTATTGCGAACCAGTGCATGAAGATGTTCGCATTATTCAAATTGAAAGTGTGGCGATGTACGCCTTAAGGATTTACGGAAAAATAGAACTACAATTGAATGGTCAAGGAATTTCGAGTGATCGCGTTCATATTTTCACTCCTGGATCTTCTATTCGTTCGAGTAAAATAAAACCAATTTATTATAGTGATATTATTGGTCGTTTTTTAAATGATGAGTCCCGACCAAGAATTACCTTTGAAGTAACTAACCTAGAATACAAATTTAAGGGCGGAAAATTAGGCTTACGTGATATCAATATTAGTGAAGAAAGTGGGAAGTTGATTGGAATTATGGGTGGTTCTGGAGCTGGTAAATCTACTTTATTAAATGTATTAAACAGTATGGAAACACCAAGTGGTGGATCTGTAAAAATTAATGGTAAAAATATTCACACAGAGCAAGAAGAAATTAAAGGCGTAATCGGGCATGTTAGTCAAGACGATTTACTTATAGAAGAACTGACTGTATACGAGAACTTGTTTTACAATGCTAAACTTTGTTTTGGAAATCTGCCTGATGAAGAGATTTCTAAGAACTGTAATGAATTGTTGGCAAATATTGGATTAAGCGAGACCCGTCATTTAAAAGTGGGATCTCCTTTGGAAAAAACAATATCAGGAGGTCAGCGTAAACGTTTAAATATATCTCTTGAATTAATACGAGAACCAAGTGTGTTGTTTGTGGATGAGCCTACCTCTGGTTTATCGTCGCGTGATTCGGAAAATATTATGGATCTTCTAAAGGAACTTGCTTTAAAAGGGAAACTAATTTTTGTAGTTATTCACCAACCATCGTCAGACATATATAAAATGTTTGACAAGTTAATGATATTAGATGTTGGTGGTTATCCAATATATTATGGTAATCCTGTTGATGCAGTAAGTTATTTTAAGCGTTTAGTTAATCATGTAAATGCTGAAGAATCGGAGTGTGGAAATTGTGGAAATGTGAATCCAGAGCAAATTTTTAATATAATAGAAAGTAAGGTATTAGATGAATACGGGAATTTAACTTATAGTAGAAAGGTTAGTCCTGTTACCTGGAATACTCACTACAAAGAATTAATTGAAACTGAGATACATTCAGAGAAAAAACATACCGAAATCCCTGAGAGTATTTTTAAAATTCCGAATATTTTAAAGCAGTTTAAAGTGTTTTTAACGCGTGATGTCAAAAGCAAATTGACAAATACTCAGTACTTACTTATTAACTTTATTGAAGCTCCCTTACTTGCCTTAATACTGGCATACTTGGTAAGATATTTTAATGTTGATGAAGAAAATATTAAAGGCTACATCTATAAGGATAATGATAATATTCCTGCCTATATGTTTATGTCGGTTGTAGTTGCTTTATTTATTGGGCTTACAGTTAGTGCTGAGGAAATTATTCGCGATAGAAAAATCAGAAAACGAGAGTCATTTTTAAACTTAAGTAAAGGGAGCTATTTGTGGAGTAAGATCATTATTATGTTTATTCTTTCTGCAGTTCAAACTTTCACTTTTGTTCTCGTAGGAAATTCAATACTTGGCATCGAAGGAATGTACAGCGATTATTGGTTTGTTTTATTTACAACCTCTTGCTTTGCGAATATATTAGGATTAAATATTTCGTCAGCCTTTAATAGCGCAGTTACGATTTATATATTAATTCCATTTCTTATTATTCCACAATTACTGCTTGCAGGTGTTGTTGTTAAATTTGATAAATTAAACCCAACACTTGCTGCTCAAGGAAGCGTGCCTGTGGTTGGGGAAATGATGGCTAGCCGTTGGGCTTTTGAAGCATTAGCTGTTAATCAATTTAAAGAAAACGCCTATGAAAAGCATGTATATAAACTTGACAAACGAATAAGTACTGCCTCGTACAAAAAAGACTACTGGATGCAAAGACTTAATAACAAAGTTGTAAAGATTGGAAATGAAATTAAGGCTGGGAAAAAAGCATCGGAGTTAAAATATGATATTGATCTTTTGTACAGTGAATTAAAAAAAGAAGAACAATTTACCAAAAAGAAATTTCCGGGACTTGATAAGATTACGCCAGAAAAATATAACGAAAATTCGGCTGCAGAAATAAAAGACTATCTAGACAATACTTTGAAGAATTATTACATTAACATGGAAAATTCGGCTCGTAAAAAGCAAGATGCTCTTATTTCGGAATTGATTAAGAAACTTGGTAATCCAGGTCTTGTTGATTTACAGGATAGGTCAGAAAACCGTAATTTGATCCAATTGGTGAAAAATGAAAATGATTTTGGTGAAAAATGCCTAGAAAAAGACGGGCGTTTTATACAAAGGACTGACCCAGTCTTTCAAGATCCAACCGAGTCCAAAATTGGTAGAGCTCACTTTTTCGCTCCAACTAAAAACTTATTTGGAAGATACTATTCTACATTTGGGTTTAATATGTGTATAATATGGTTAATGAGTTTGATACTTATTGTAACACTTTATTTCGATGTGTTTAAAAAAATATTGGATGGAATTGAACGTTTGTTTTCGATTTTTAAGAAGAAAAAACAATACTAA